One part of the Prionailurus bengalensis isolate Pbe53 chromosome B2, Fcat_Pben_1.1_paternal_pri, whole genome shotgun sequence genome encodes these proteins:
- the LOC122490571 gene encoding olfactory receptor 2J3-like, with protein MMMGKNASSEGYFILLGFSHWPHLEVVLFVLILMFYLVTLIGNLFIIVLSCLDARLHTPMYFFLSNLSFLDLCYTTSSIPQLLVNLWGPEKTISYAGCMIQLYFVLALGTTECVLLVVMSYDRYAAVCRPLHYTVIMNPRFCHLLAVASWVSGFTNSALHSSFTFWVPLCGHHQVDHFFCEVPALLRLSCVDTLANELTLLITSSIFVLIPLILILSSYVAIALAVFRMQSSVKLQRVLGTCGSHLMVVSLFFIPILCIYLQPPSGSSQEKGKFIALFYTVVTPSLNPLIYTFRNKDVRGAVRRLVGWEWDL; from the coding sequence ATGATGATGGGGAAAAATGCAAGTTCTGAAGGCTACTTTATTCTACTGGGTTTTTCACATTGGCCTCATCTGGAAGTAGTTCTCTTTGTGCTTATCTTGATGTTCTACTTGGTGACATTGATAGGCAACCTGTTTATCATTGTCTTGTCATGCCTGGATGCCCGTCTCCATActcccatgtatttcttcctctcAAACCTCTCTTTTCTGGATCTCTGCTACACCACCAGCTCCATCCCTCAGTTGCTGGTCAATCTCTGGGGCCCAGAAAAGACCATCTCTTATGCCGGTTGCATGATTCAACTTTACTTTGTCCTTGCACTGGGAACCACAGAGTGTGTCCTCCTGGTGGTCATGTCCTATGACCGTTATGCAGCTGTCTGTAGACCGCTGCATTACACTGTGATCATGAACCCTCGTTTCTGCCACCTGTTGGCTGTGGCTTCCTGGGTCAGTGGCTTTACCAACTCAGCACTTCATTCCTCCTTTACCTTCTGGGTCCCCCTCTGTGGACATCACCAAGTGGACCATTTCTTCTGTGAAGTTCCAGCACTGCTGCGATTATCATGTGTTGATACCCTTGCTAATGAACTGACCCTCCTGATCACGAGCTCCATTTTCGTCCTCATACCACTCATCTTGATTCTCAGCTCATATGTTGCCATTGCCCTGGCTGTGTTTAGGATGCAGTCATCAGTCAAACTTCAGAGAGTCCTTGGAACATGTGGATCCCATCTTATGgttgtgtctctctttttcattccAATCTTGTGCATATATCTGCAGCCACCATCAGGAAGTTCTCAAGAAAAAGGCAAGTTCATTGCCCTCTTTTATACTGTTGTTACGCCTAGCCTCAACCCTCTAATCTACACTTTCAGAAACAAAGATGTAAGAGGGGCAGTAAGGAGACTAGTGGGATGGGAGTGGGATTTGTGA